A stretch of the Azorhizobium caulinodans ORS 571 genome encodes the following:
- a CDS encoding ABC transporter substrate-binding protein yields MVMDRRSLLKFSLASAAAGTFGLPGIARAAGTPVVVSEALRLGMYATLYVAADKGLFAKHGLEADVSTAGGIALPTPMVLSGRAQFGVTSPGMSVNAVREGGKIKNIAKIVGGVSMWAMARPDSPIKSIEDLKGKTIATLKFPSSTIQVPTYAMKAVGKFDPKEAGVTFLELPPGAQAAAVKDGRADIATAFEWDISIGAEQFGLKPVLSFGDIIGPLCFTSAMASEDFIAKNPATVQGFCNALAEAQKLMHQDNAVFTQVAEKYFPKVAPSVIANATKNFFGSRTAIPQNPTISQEEWERDMQLELGGGSIKEALPYAQMVDNSFALKAAKDFGVAG; encoded by the coding sequence ATGGTGATGGACCGGCGTTCGCTCCTGAAATTCTCGCTCGCCAGCGCGGCGGCGGGCACATTCGGCCTGCCGGGCATCGCCCGCGCGGCCGGCACGCCCGTGGTGGTGTCGGAGGCCCTGCGCCTCGGCATGTATGCGACGCTCTATGTGGCGGCCGACAAGGGCCTGTTCGCCAAGCACGGGCTGGAGGCGGATGTCTCCACCGCCGGCGGCATTGCTTTGCCCACCCCCATGGTGCTCTCCGGCCGCGCGCAGTTCGGCGTCACCAGCCCCGGCATGTCGGTGAATGCGGTGCGCGAGGGCGGCAAGATCAAGAACATCGCCAAGATCGTCGGCGGCGTCTCTATGTGGGCCATGGCGCGGCCCGACAGCCCGATCAAGTCCATCGAGGATCTCAAGGGCAAGACCATCGCCACCCTGAAATTTCCCTCCTCCACCATCCAGGTGCCCACCTACGCCATGAAGGCCGTGGGCAAGTTCGACCCGAAGGAAGCGGGCGTCACCTTCCTTGAACTGCCGCCGGGCGCGCAGGCCGCAGCGGTGAAGGACGGGCGCGCGGACATCGCCACAGCCTTCGAATGGGACATCTCCATCGGCGCCGAACAGTTCGGCCTCAAGCCGGTGCTGTCCTTCGGCGACATCATCGGCCCGCTCTGCTTCACCTCCGCCATGGCGAGCGAGGACTTCATCGCCAAGAATCCGGCCACCGTGCAGGGCTTCTGCAATGCGCTGGCCGAGGCGCAGAAGCTGATGCACCAGGACAATGCGGTCTTCACGCAGGTGGCCGAGAAGTACTTCCCGAAAGTTGCGCCTTCGGTGATCGCCAACGCCACGAAGAATTTCTTCGGCTCGCGCACCGCCATTCCCCAGAACCCCACCATCTCGCAGGAGGAGTGGGAGCGCGACATGCAGCTCGAACTCGGCGGCGGCTCCATCAAGGAAGCCCTGCCCTATGCCCAGATGGTGGACAATTCCTTCGCCCTGAAGGCGGCGAAGGATTTCGGAGTGGCCGGATGA
- the rutB gene encoding pyrimidine utilization protein B, protein MTFATSYPPARRTVVLPARPEPLSVAVEETAVVVVDMQNAYASPGGYLDIAGFDISGAKAAISAIAETVEAARAAGVTVIYFQNGWDKDYVEAGGPGSPNWHKSNALKTMRKKPELQGQLLAKGGWDYALVDQLAPQPGDIVVPKPRYSGFFNSQFDSILRARGIRNLVFCGIATNVCVESTLRDGFHLEYFGILLEDATHQAGPEYVQKAAIYNVETFFGWVSTVADFRRAFAQIPPKED, encoded by the coding sequence ATGACCTTTGCGACCAGCTATCCCCCGGCCCGCCGCACCGTCGTGCTGCCGGCCCGGCCCGAACCCCTGTCCGTGGCGGTGGAGGAAACCGCCGTCGTGGTCGTGGACATGCAGAATGCCTACGCCTCGCCCGGCGGCTATCTCGATATCGCCGGCTTCGACATTTCCGGCGCCAAGGCCGCCATTTCGGCCATCGCCGAGACGGTGGAGGCGGCCCGCGCGGCCGGCGTGACCGTGATCTATTTCCAGAACGGTTGGGACAAGGATTATGTGGAGGCGGGCGGCCCCGGCTCGCCCAACTGGCACAAGTCCAATGCGCTGAAGACCATGCGCAAGAAGCCCGAGCTTCAGGGCCAGCTTCTGGCGAAGGGCGGCTGGGACTATGCGCTGGTGGACCAGTTGGCCCCGCAGCCCGGCGACATCGTGGTGCCCAAGCCGCGCTATTCCGGCTTCTTCAACTCACAGTTCGACAGCATCCTGCGGGCGCGCGGCATCCGCAATCTCGTCTTCTGCGGCATCGCCACCAATGTCTGCGTGGAATCCACCCTGCGCGACGGCTTCCACCTCGAATATTTCGGCATCCTGCTGGAGGACGCGACCCATCAGGCCGGTCCCGAATACGTGCAGAAGGCCGCCATCTACAATGTGGAGACATTCTTCGGCTGGGTTTCCACCGTCGCCGATTTCCGCCGCGCCTTCGCGCAGATCCCTCCCAAGGAAGACTGA
- the rutC gene encoding pyrimidine utilization protein C, with amino-acid sequence MTSRAIIPPGSGVPLAPYSPGMQADNVIYVSGTLPFDKDNNVVHLGDAACQTRHVLEIIKGVLEAAGSGMADVTFNHIFLTDWANYGAINAVYAEYFPGEKPARYCVQVGLVKPGALVEIATIAHKRA; translated from the coding sequence ATGACCTCCCGCGCCATCATTCCCCCCGGCTCCGGCGTGCCGCTGGCGCCCTATTCGCCCGGTATGCAGGCGGACAATGTGATCTATGTCTCGGGCACCCTGCCCTTCGACAAGGACAACAACGTCGTCCATCTGGGGGACGCTGCGTGCCAGACCCGGCATGTGCTGGAGATCATCAAGGGCGTGCTGGAAGCCGCCGGCTCCGGCATGGCGGACGTGACCTTCAACCACATCTTCCTGACAGACTGGGCGAATTACGGCGCCATCAACGCCGTCTATGCGGAATATTTCCCCGGCGAGAAGCCCGCGCGCTATTGCGTGCAGGTGGGCCTCGTGAAGCCCGGCGCGCTGGTGGAGATCGCCACCATCGCCCACAAGCGGGCCTGA
- a CDS encoding ABC transporter permease: MPSPSRVALYQIALLLALLALWEAGVALGWLPVFLYGRPSGVIAKGWQLILSGELARDAALTAWEAISGFAIGTVLGSAAGLTLWLFPTGAAVLRPYMIALNGLPKIALAPLIIVWFGIGLGSKIAIAAIITFIVALITAQQGAKEVDADLVKLMRSLGASRLRTWRTVIVPGAMPWIVSAFRLNVGFALIGAVVGEYIASKEGLGYMIYYAGVLYDLNAVWVGIAALMGVALAMYGVIDLIERRLRA, encoded by the coding sequence ATGCCCTCCCCCTCCCGCGTCGCGCTCTACCAGATCGCCCTCCTCCTCGCCCTGCTGGCGCTGTGGGAGGCGGGCGTCGCCCTTGGCTGGCTGCCGGTCTTCCTCTATGGCCGCCCGAGCGGCGTCATCGCCAAGGGCTGGCAGCTCATCCTTTCCGGGGAACTTGCCCGTGACGCAGCGCTGACCGCCTGGGAGGCCATCTCCGGCTTTGCCATCGGCACGGTGCTCGGCAGTGCCGCCGGGCTCACGCTCTGGCTGTTCCCCACGGGCGCGGCGGTGCTGCGGCCCTACATGATCGCGCTCAACGGCCTGCCGAAGATCGCGCTCGCCCCGCTCATCATCGTGTGGTTCGGCATCGGCCTCGGCTCCAAGATCGCCATTGCCGCCATCATCACCTTCATCGTCGCCCTCATCACCGCCCAGCAGGGCGCGAAAGAGGTGGACGCGGACCTCGTGAAGCTCATGCGCTCGCTGGGCGCCAGCCGCCTGCGCACCTGGCGGACGGTGATCGTGCCCGGCGCCATGCCGTGGATCGTCTCGGCCTTCCGGCTCAACGTCGGCTTCGCGCTCATCGGCGCCGTGGTGGGCGAATACATCGCCTCCAAGGAGGGCCTCGGCTACATGATCTACTATGCCGGCGTCCTTTACGACCTCAACGCCGTGTGGGTGGGCATCGCCGCGCTCATGGGTGTCGCGCTGGCCATGTACGGCGTCATCGACCTGATCGAACGGCGCCTGCGCGCCTGA
- the rutD gene encoding pyrimidine utilization protein D: MPYAHGGDADLYYEIHGAGTPILLSAGMGGGAGFWRPQIEALAARHQVILYDHAGTGRSGRDIGPRSITEMARDMARVLDAAGVEDAHVAGHAIGGIIGMELALAAPERVRSLTIVNGWARADGFLRRCFEVRKRILLASGPEAYVRAQPLFLYPPRWIAENIAVLEEEEAQMVAHFPGTQTMLNRIETFLAFDGRERLADIRVPTLLAAAKDDALVPSYLSTLLAEGIPDARIAEVDWGAHAFSAVTPDVFNEMLLGFCGEIDQ, translated from the coding sequence ATGCCCTATGCGCACGGCGGCGACGCCGACCTCTATTATGAAATCCACGGCGCGGGGACGCCCATCCTGCTCTCCGCCGGCATGGGCGGGGGCGCCGGCTTCTGGCGCCCGCAGATCGAGGCCCTCGCGGCCCGGCATCAGGTGATCCTCTATGATCATGCCGGCACCGGGCGCAGTGGGCGGGACATCGGCCCGCGCAGCATCACGGAAATGGCGCGTGACATGGCGCGGGTGCTCGATGCGGCGGGCGTGGAGGATGCCCATGTGGCGGGCCACGCCATCGGCGGCATCATCGGCATGGAACTGGCGCTTGCGGCGCCCGAGCGGGTGCGCAGCCTCACCATCGTCAACGGCTGGGCGCGGGCGGACGGCTTCCTGCGGCGCTGCTTCGAGGTGCGCAAGCGCATCCTCCTCGCCTCCGGCCCGGAAGCCTATGTGCGCGCGCAGCCGCTCTTCCTCTATCCGCCCCGCTGGATCGCCGAGAACATCGCCGTTCTGGAGGAGGAAGAGGCGCAAATGGTGGCGCACTTTCCCGGGACGCAGACCATGCTGAACCGCATCGAGACCTTCCTCGCCTTCGACGGGCGCGAGCGCCTCGCGGACATCCGCGTGCCGACGCTGCTCGCTGCGGCGAAGGACGATGCGCTCGTGCCCTCCTATCTCTCGACCCTGCTGGCGGAAGGCATTCCGGACGCGCGCATCGCCGAGGTGGACTGGGGCGCGCACGCGTTCAGCGCGGTGACGCCGGACGTTTTCAACGAAATGCTGCTCGGCTTCTGCGGAGAGATCGACCAATGA
- a CDS encoding ABC transporter ATP-binding protein — protein sequence MSEGSGGRRIVLRADDVSVVFPGTNGPVEAIRKVDFELYEGETLAIVGPSGCGKSTLFNAISGLLKPTRGLIEVDGVRVDDATGHVGYMLQKDLLLPWRSVMDNVVLGLEVRGTPKAEARAVAQKLITAYGLAGFEKAKPATLSGGMRQRVAIMRTLAFDPTVILLDEPFSALDFQTRLLLQADVARIIAEQGKSAILVTHDIGEAIAMADRVLVLSLRPATVKALHEIRLPKGERDPVALRADPVFNAHFSEIWADLEIPKAA from the coding sequence ATGAGCGAAGGATCAGGCGGGCGCCGGATCGTCCTGCGGGCTGATGATGTGAGCGTCGTCTTTCCGGGCACGAACGGCCCGGTGGAAGCCATCCGCAAGGTGGATTTCGAGCTTTATGAGGGGGAGACGCTGGCCATCGTCGGTCCCTCCGGCTGCGGCAAATCCACCTTGTTCAACGCCATCTCCGGCCTGCTGAAGCCGACGCGCGGCCTCATCGAGGTGGATGGCGTGCGGGTGGACGATGCCACCGGCCATGTGGGCTACATGCTGCAGAAGGACCTGCTGCTGCCCTGGCGCTCGGTCATGGACAACGTGGTGCTGGGCCTTGAGGTGCGCGGCACGCCAAAGGCGGAGGCCCGCGCCGTCGCCCAGAAGCTCATCACCGCCTATGGGCTTGCCGGCTTCGAGAAGGCGAAGCCCGCCACCCTCTCCGGCGGAATGCGCCAGCGCGTCGCCATCATGCGCACGCTGGCCTTCGATCCGACCGTCATCCTGCTGGACGAGCCCTTTTCCGCGCTCGATTTCCAGACCCGGCTTCTGCTTCAGGCGGATGTGGCACGCATCATCGCCGAGCAGGGCAAGAGCGCCATTCTCGTGACACACGACATCGGCGAGGCCATCGCCATGGCCGACCGGGTGCTCGTGCTCTCGCTGCGGCCCGCCACGGTAAAAGCACTGCACGAGATCCGCCTGCCGAAGGGCGAACGCGATCCCGTGGCGCTGCGGGCTGATCCCGTCTTCAACGCGCATTTCTCGGAGATATGGGCGGATCTGGAGATCCCCAAGGCGGCGTGA
- a CDS encoding LysR family transcriptional regulator codes for MRAMLHHDLQSLRLFVAVCETRSLSKAAERMNLALSAASRRLRLLEEEAGMPLVRRLPHGVEPTMAGQTALSYAQSVLMLADRYVAGLADHRSGARGRVRVSASSSALVERLATDLADFAKRHPDIRIDLEEQPTADTIAAVTRKQADLGVIVRGQAVEGLTLLPYSTDRLSVVVRSDHPLADRAAVAFSDLLDEDFVALEAGTAVNRLVMERARELGRFLKVRVQVRSFEVMCQMVHHGLGIGILPEAALRPLATALGLTLVRLEETWAAREIAICLRENEELPSATRRLLDELLTS; via the coding sequence ATGCGCGCCATGCTGCATCACGATCTGCAATCGCTCCGCCTGTTCGTCGCCGTCTGCGAGACGCGCAGCCTCTCCAAGGCGGCGGAGCGGATGAATCTGGCGCTCTCCGCCGCCAGCCGCCGCCTGCGCCTGCTGGAAGAGGAGGCGGGCATGCCTCTGGTGCGCCGCCTGCCCCATGGGGTCGAGCCCACCATGGCCGGGCAGACCGCCCTCTCCTATGCCCAGTCCGTGCTCATGCTGGCGGATCGCTATGTGGCGGGTCTCGCCGACCACCGCTCCGGTGCGCGCGGACGGGTGCGGGTTTCGGCCTCCAGTTCCGCGCTGGTGGAGCGCCTCGCCACCGACCTTGCGGACTTCGCCAAGCGCCATCCCGACATCCGTATCGACCTGGAAGAACAGCCCACGGCCGACACCATCGCCGCCGTGACCCGCAAGCAGGCGGACCTCGGCGTCATCGTGCGCGGACAGGCGGTGGAGGGGCTGACGCTTCTTCCCTATTCCACTGACCGCCTGTCCGTTGTGGTGCGCAGCGATCATCCGTTGGCGGATCGGGCGGCCGTCGCCTTCTCGGACCTGCTCGACGAGGATTTCGTGGCGCTCGAAGCCGGCACCGCCGTCAACCGGCTGGTGATGGAGCGGGCGCGGGAGTTGGGGCGGTTCCTCAAGGTACGGGTGCAGGTGCGCAGCTTCGAAGTAATGTGCCAGATGGTGCACCACGGCCTCGGCATCGGCATCCTGCCCGAGGCGGCGCTACGCCCGCTCGCCACGGCGCTGGGCCTCACCCTCGTCCGACTGGAAGAGACCTGGGCGGCGCGCGAGATCGCCATCTGCCTGAGGGAAAACGAGGAATTGCCGAGCGCCACGCGCCGACTGCTGGACGAGTTGCTGACGAGCTAG
- a CDS encoding amidase: MTALGALREKGTTEGDAIASARARCAAATPSNAFVALLDPAPGGRFPFAVKDMVEVAGHAPTYGLAHSQGSPRTASAPVIGLLEAAGGRAVALAQMTPLAFDPSGDNRWQGRPLNPWNTDRICGGSSSGSAVAVALGAVPLALGSDTAGSLRIPAHCCGVLSWKATAGLIPLDGALTLAPTLDTLGFLGIDADWLDSAAAVFAPVASDATRRIGLASDLLEACDADVAAIFRTQADHARTSFATTDVPVAPLIAATDGPVLDLLIGESARSLAHLPEAEADPLFAKRLAKGRALSDAHLAACRDQLRAAEAMAADIFATCDALLLPAMPCATPTIAACDPATPGFSGRTLYRLSAFTRFANGLGLPVVTFPIGLDANGMPVAAQLVGPRGSDRALIAGVHHLMAENTWPPHDKDPSRKEPLA, from the coding sequence ATGACTGCTTTAGGTGCACTGCGGGAGAAGGGGACGACCGAAGGCGACGCCATCGCCTCCGCCCGCGCCCGGTGCGCAGCAGCCACCCCCTCCAATGCTTTCGTCGCGCTTCTGGACCCCGCACCGGGCGGCCGCTTTCCTTTCGCGGTGAAGGACATGGTGGAGGTGGCCGGCCACGCCCCCACCTATGGCCTCGCCCATTCGCAGGGCTCGCCCCGCACCGCTTCCGCCCCCGTCATCGGTCTGCTGGAAGCCGCAGGCGGACGCGCCGTGGCGCTGGCGCAGATGACGCCGCTGGCCTTCGATCCGTCCGGCGACAACCGCTGGCAGGGGCGCCCGCTCAACCCCTGGAACACTGACCGCATCTGCGGCGGCTCGTCCTCCGGCTCGGCGGTGGCGGTTGCGCTCGGCGCGGTGCCGCTGGCGCTGGGATCGGACACGGCGGGCTCATTGCGCATCCCCGCCCACTGCTGCGGCGTGCTGTCCTGGAAGGCCACCGCCGGGCTCATTCCGCTGGACGGGGCACTCACCCTCGCGCCGACCCTCGACACGCTGGGCTTCCTCGGCATTGATGCGGACTGGCTGGACAGTGCCGCCGCGGTTTTCGCGCCGGTCGCCAGCGATGCCACCCGCCGGATCGGCCTCGCAAGCGACCTGCTGGAGGCCTGCGACGCGGATGTGGCGGCAATCTTCCGCACGCAAGCCGATCACGCGCGGACGTCTTTTGCCACGACCGACGTCCCCGTCGCGCCGCTCATCGCTGCAACCGACGGCCCGGTGCTCGACCTGCTGATCGGAGAAAGCGCCCGGTCGCTGGCGCACCTGCCGGAAGCGGAAGCCGATCCGCTCTTTGCCAAGCGCCTCGCCAAAGGCCGCGCCCTTTCGGACGCGCATCTCGCCGCCTGCCGCGACCAGTTACGCGCGGCGGAGGCCATGGCGGCGGATATCTTCGCCACCTGCGACGCCCTCCTGCTGCCGGCCATGCCCTGCGCGACGCCCACCATCGCCGCCTGCGATCCGGCAACGCCCGGCTTCTCCGGCCGCACGCTCTATCGCCTCTCCGCCTTCACCCGCTTCGCCAACGGCCTCGGCCTGCCGGTCGTGACCTTTCCCATCGGCCTTGATGCCAACGGAATGCCCGTGGCGGCGCAACTGGTGGGGCCCCGCGGCAGTGACCGCGCCCTCATCGCCGGCGTGCACCATCTCATGGCCGAAAACACTTGGCCGCCCCACGACAAAGATCCGTCCCGGAAGGAGCCCCTCGCGTGA
- a CDS encoding CaiB/BaiF CoA transferase family protein: MSATAQAPAADRPAASTALANLRILDLTRVRAGPTCCRIFADFGADVIKVEAPDGVDPNESMSGARDGYDMLNLHRNKRSLSLNLKRKEGLELFLKLVETADVVVENYRPDVKARLGIDYPALKARNPRIILASISGFGQDGPYARRAGFDQIAQGMGGLMWVTGLPGQGPVRAGAAVADSTAGLYAATGILVALRERDVSGEGQWVQTSLLQAQIALCDFQAARYLVDGVVPEQSGNDHPYSTPMGVIATADGFINLAVGGDGQWRDLCRAIQRSDLAEHPDYATQPQRLAHRAQVWALLAPIFAADTSANWLQRLEEVGVPAGPIYRMDEVFEDPQVKHLGLARSVTHPRLGEVTLVGQPIGLSRTPPAVVAPLSDKGADGDAILAEIGLDAGRIAALRAEGIL; the protein is encoded by the coding sequence GTGAGCGCCACCGCACAGGCCCCCGCGGCCGACCGTCCGGCCGCCTCCACGGCCCTCGCCAACCTGCGCATCCTCGACCTGACGCGCGTGCGGGCCGGGCCGACCTGCTGCCGCATCTTCGCGGACTTCGGCGCGGACGTGATCAAGGTCGAGGCGCCCGATGGCGTCGATCCCAATGAGAGCATGTCGGGGGCCCGCGACGGCTATGACATGCTCAATCTCCACCGCAACAAGCGCTCGCTCTCCCTCAACCTGAAGCGCAAGGAAGGGCTGGAACTCTTCCTGAAGCTGGTGGAGACGGCCGATGTGGTGGTGGAGAATTATCGCCCCGACGTGAAGGCGCGGCTCGGCATCGATTATCCGGCGCTGAAGGCCCGCAACCCCCGCATCATCCTCGCCTCCATCTCCGGCTTCGGGCAGGACGGGCCCTATGCCCGCCGCGCCGGCTTCGACCAGATCGCGCAGGGCATGGGCGGCCTCATGTGGGTCACGGGCCTGCCGGGACAGGGGCCGGTGCGGGCGGGCGCGGCGGTGGCGGACTCGACCGCCGGCCTTTATGCCGCCACCGGCATTCTGGTGGCCCTGCGCGAACGCGACGTCTCGGGCGAAGGCCAATGGGTGCAGACTTCGCTGCTTCAGGCGCAGATCGCCCTGTGCGATTTCCAGGCCGCCCGCTATCTGGTGGATGGCGTGGTGCCTGAACAGTCCGGCAACGACCATCCCTATTCCACCCCCATGGGTGTCATCGCCACGGCGGACGGCTTCATCAATCTGGCGGTGGGGGGCGACGGCCAATGGCGCGACCTCTGCCGCGCCATCCAGCGCAGCGATCTCGCCGAGCATCCCGATTATGCCACCCAGCCCCAGCGCCTCGCCCATCGGGCGCAGGTGTGGGCGCTCCTCGCGCCGATCTTCGCCGCCGACACCTCCGCCAACTGGCTCCAGCGCCTGGAGGAAGTAGGCGTGCCCGCCGGACCGATCTACCGCATGGATGAGGTGTTCGAAGACCCGCAGGTGAAGCATCTCGGCCTTGCCCGGAGCGTGACGCATCCGCGCCTCGGCGAAGTGACGCTGGTCGGCCAGCCCATCGGCCTGTCGCGCACCCCGCCGGCCGTGGTCGCCCCGCTCTCGGACAAGGGCGCGGACGGCGATGCCATCCTCGCCGAAATCGGCCTCGACGCCGGCCGCATCGCCGCACTCCGGGCGGAGGGCATCCTGTGA
- a CDS encoding enoyl-CoA hydratase codes for MSATLLYEATEGLARITIAQDAKMNAMTFEMWSALPGLISRAAADPAIRAIVLTGAGEKAFCAGADISQFGARRSDPEAVAAYDHAVAAGMTALAGAEKPTVALIRGICFGGGFGLALACDIRLARADARFRVPAARLGLGYGYEGVKLISRKLGPDATADILFSARILDAAEAERLGVVARAWAAEAFETESAAYLGQIAANAPLTLVAAKRALVELARPEAERDLDAVAARVAACFASADYREGQAAFKEKRPPRFTGA; via the coding sequence GTGAGCGCCACCCTTCTCTATGAGGCGACGGAAGGTCTCGCCCGCATCACCATCGCGCAGGACGCGAAGATGAATGCCATGACCTTCGAGATGTGGTCGGCCCTGCCCGGCCTCATCTCGCGCGCGGCCGCCGATCCCGCCATCCGCGCCATCGTGCTCACGGGTGCCGGCGAGAAGGCCTTCTGCGCCGGGGCCGATATCTCCCAGTTCGGCGCGCGGCGTTCCGATCCGGAGGCGGTCGCAGCCTATGACCATGCGGTGGCGGCCGGCATGACCGCCCTCGCCGGGGCTGAGAAGCCGACGGTGGCGCTCATCAGGGGCATCTGCTTCGGCGGCGGCTTCGGCCTCGCGCTCGCCTGCGACATCCGCCTCGCCCGCGCCGACGCCCGCTTCCGCGTGCCAGCGGCACGGCTCGGGCTCGGCTATGGCTATGAAGGCGTGAAACTCATCAGCCGCAAGCTGGGGCCAGACGCCACGGCCGACATCCTCTTCTCCGCCCGCATCCTCGATGCCGCGGAGGCCGAACGCCTCGGCGTCGTGGCGCGGGCCTGGGCGGCAGAGGCCTTCGAGACCGAAAGCGCGGCCTATCTCGGCCAGATCGCCGCCAATGCGCCGCTGACGCTTGTGGCGGCCAAGCGCGCGCTGGTGGAACTCGCCCGCCCGGAAGCTGAGCGAGACCTCGACGCGGTGGCCGCGCGCGTCGCGGCCTGCTTTGCCAGCGCCGACTATCGCGAGGGTCAGGCTGCCTTCAAGGAGAAGAGACCGCCCCGCTTTACCGGCGCCTGA
- a CDS encoding ABC transporter substrate-binding protein, giving the protein MHRRTFLAGLSGLGASALLPVSGALAQGAAPVTLTVGYAKVAHLAPIILIADKLKAQGVELKLVEFARYADARTALQAGSLDIATVGPADIPISLANGSTALVGIMGVGSSPKYVIARTGTKFESWDDIKGKKIAIAPGSAVWFQFAATLIEKGVPYNSFQAINIQGGGANFDQALEKGEVDAIVTWEPFESIPVMKGYGYFAKNLDYSTSKAAGAELGMLVANKTNIAGKDAAVQAFVSAYVKEMRALEASPAAFATAIQTLTGLDADISKRIAEIIKLGPVVTPDQLKRQAKAFNDLGVIPKDVTGQIDGAWNSTYLDKALKS; this is encoded by the coding sequence ATGCATCGCAGGACGTTTCTCGCCGGACTTTCGGGGCTTGGTGCCTCGGCTCTCCTTCCCGTCTCCGGCGCCCTCGCACAGGGCGCCGCCCCCGTCACCCTGACGGTGGGCTACGCCAAGGTCGCCCATCTCGCGCCCATCATCCTGATTGCGGACAAGCTCAAGGCGCAGGGCGTGGAGCTGAAGCTCGTGGAATTCGCGCGCTATGCGGATGCGCGCACCGCACTTCAGGCCGGCTCGCTCGACATTGCGACCGTCGGGCCGGCCGATATTCCGATTTCTCTCGCCAACGGCTCCACGGCCCTCGTGGGTATCATGGGGGTCGGGTCCTCGCCCAAATACGTGATCGCCCGCACCGGCACCAAGTTCGAGAGCTGGGACGACATCAAGGGCAAGAAGATCGCCATCGCGCCCGGCTCGGCCGTATGGTTCCAGTTCGCGGCGACGCTCATCGAGAAGGGCGTGCCCTACAATTCCTTCCAGGCCATCAACATCCAGGGCGGCGGCGCCAATTTCGACCAGGCGCTGGAGAAGGGTGAGGTGGATGCCATCGTCACCTGGGAGCCCTTCGAATCCATCCCGGTGATGAAGGGCTATGGCTATTTCGCCAAGAACCTCGATTACAGCACTTCCAAGGCGGCCGGCGCCGAACTGGGCATGCTGGTGGCCAACAAGACCAACATCGCCGGCAAGGACGCCGCCGTTCAGGCCTTCGTCTCCGCTTATGTGAAGGAAATGAGGGCCCTGGAAGCCTCTCCCGCCGCCTTCGCCACCGCCATCCAGACCCTCACCGGCCTCGATGCGGATATCTCCAAGCGCATCGCCGAGATCATCAAGCTCGGCCCGGTGGTGACGCCGGACCAGTTGAAGCGTCAGGCCAAGGCCTTCAACGATCTGGGCGTCATCCCCAAGGACGTGACCGGCCAGATCGATGGCGCCTGGAACAGCACCTATCTCGACAAGGCGCTGAAGTCCTGA
- a CDS encoding ABC transporter permease, with product MTTLTTGARAGRRPWRLPIPRAGALVLALILPVALVILWQLSGKDGALFGGALPTPDRVWNAWVTWAFGPKGMGLNPYSGTWLESVTFSTIRVAKGFSLAILVGVPLGIAIGWWKLFAMVVDPTIQWLRPVPITAWLPISIAIFGISDFGSIFLITIGAFYPIVINTTHGTRDVEKNWIRAALMMGSSPLTVMRRVVLPAALPSIFTGLRIGLGIAWTAVIVSEMVAVKSGLGYVLWDAYYVGRMDIVIADMVSIGLLGYLSDVLIVRLEHTVLRWRRLQSFNA from the coding sequence ATGACCACCCTCACCACCGGCGCGCGCGCCGGCCGCCGACCTTGGCGCCTGCCGATCCCGCGCGCTGGCGCCCTCGTGCTGGCGCTGATCCTTCCTGTCGCGCTCGTCATCCTCTGGCAGCTCTCGGGCAAGGACGGCGCGCTATTTGGCGGCGCACTGCCGACACCCGACCGGGTCTGGAACGCGTGGGTCACCTGGGCCTTCGGACCCAAGGGCATGGGCCTCAATCCCTATTCCGGCACGTGGCTGGAGAGCGTCACCTTCTCCACCATCCGCGTCGCCAAGGGTTTCTCGCTGGCCATTCTGGTGGGCGTGCCGCTCGGCATCGCCATCGGCTGGTGGAAGCTGTTCGCCATGGTGGTGGACCCGACGATCCAGTGGCTGCGGCCCGTGCCGATCACCGCCTGGCTGCCGATCTCCATCGCCATCTTCGGCATCAGCGATTTCGGCTCCATCTTCCTCATCACCATCGGCGCCTTCTATCCCATCGTCATCAACACCACCCACGGCACGCGGGATGTTGAAAAGAACTGGATCCGCGCCGCGCTGATGATGGGCTCCTCCCCGCTCACCGTGATGCGGCGGGTGGTGCTGCCCGCCGCCCTGCCGTCCATCTTCACGGGCCTGCGCATCGGCCTCGGCATCGCCTGGACGGCGGTGATCGTCTCCGAAATGGTCGCCGTGAAGTCCGGCCTCGGTTACGTGCTGTGGGATGCCTATTACGTCGGCCGCATGGACATCGTGATCGCCGACATGGTCTCCATCGGCCTGCTGGGCTACCTCAGCGACGTCCTCATCGTCCGCCTCGAGCACACGGTGCTGCGCTGGCGGCGCCTGCAATCCTTCAACGCGTGA